Proteins co-encoded in one Amia ocellicauda isolate fAmiCal2 chromosome 11, fAmiCal2.hap1, whole genome shotgun sequence genomic window:
- the LOC136763034 gene encoding protocadherin gamma-A11-like has translation MAIGHKGFSGIMKVYRLAFLLCIVHFSLGDISYSIPEEMKHGSVIGSLTHELGLDSKTLAVRRARIDDQGNRRYCDINVNTGDLVLSDRIDREELCGQMASCVLKYELVLENPLQLHRVSVQIQDINDNSPRFPKDLIKLEIRESAVVGARFPVNEAHDADVGQNSVQSYWLERNENFALAVHSHPDGGKYSELVLEKELDRERQSEVTLLLTATDGGTPQRSGTAVIQITVLDANDNIPVFSQAVYKVSLPENSPLDTVVLRVSATDEDDGANGDVTYEFSRISNKAANLFAIDHKTGEIKVTGPVDFEEASFYDIRIEAKDGSGLASQTKVIIEVMDINDNTPVILLKSFSNPIPENAVPGTEVGIINIQDRDSEVNSQVHCSIVGKVPFKLVQSIKNYYSLVTERELDRETVWEYNITITATDEGSPPLSSSKTIHLSIADINDNSPVFDQQAYSAYVTENNTPGSSICSVLARDPDWKQNGSVSYFLLSSDVNGVPVSSIVSINRDSGVIHAVRSFDYEQFRDFKIQVVAKDNGSPQLSSNVTVSVFITDQNDNSPQILYPAQSGNSFMTEMVPKAAQAGSLVSKVIAVDADSGQNAWLSYQIVKSTDPGLFTIGVHSGEIRTQRDVSQSDTMKQNVIISVMDNGKPSFSTTCSVVLIISDNLAEVSELKDMSAFQENNSNVTVYLIISLAAVSFFFLTFVAAILAVRFCRERKPRLLFDGAVAMPGAYFPPNYAEVEGSGTLRHSYNFDAFLTTGSRTSDFKFARSYNDNTLPADRVTQGKGNEGIEQKQFSDNAADTPLQVNTGSLHFYVWLFS, from the coding sequence ATGGCGATTGGACACAAAGGCTTCTCGGGAATAATGAAGGTATATCGTCTTGCTTTCTTGCTCTGCATCGTACATTTCAGTTTGGGGGATATCAGCTATTCTATACCAGAGGAAATGAAACACGGATCCGTGATTGGAAGCTTAACACATGAATTAGGACTTGATAGTAAAACACTCGCTGTTCGCAGAGCTCGTATTGATGATCAAGGAAACAGACGCTATTGTGACATTAATGTGAATACCGGTGATTTAGTTTTATCCGACAGAATAGACAGAGAGGAGCTCTGTGGTCAAATGGCttcatgtgttttaaaatatgagCTGGTTCTTGAGAATCCATTGCAGTTACATCGTGTTTCTGTGCAAATCCAAGATATCAATGACAATTCACCGCGATTTCCAAAGGATCTTATAAAGCTGGAAATTAGAGAATCGGCAGTGGTAGGAGCCCGCTTCCCAGTGAACGAGGCCCACGACGCTGATGTGGGACAGAACTCGGTTCAAAGCTATTGGCTTGAAAGAAATGAGAATTTCGCTTTGGCTGTCCATTCACATCCAGACGGAGGTAAATACAGTGAACTGGTCCTGGAGAAAGAACTGGATCGAGAAAGGCAGAGTGAGGTCACTTTATTACTAACTGCTACAGATGGGGGCACTCCCCAGAGATCAGGCACTGCGGTCATACAGATCACTGTGCTGGATGCTAATGACAACATTCCCGTTTTTAGCCAGGCCGTCTACAAAGTTAGCCTTCCTGAAAACTCCCCTCTGGACACTGTAGTGCTCAGAGTTAGCGCCACTGATGAAGACGATGGAGCAAATGGTGACGTTACCTATGAATTTAGCCGCATTTCTAATAAAGCTGCAAACTTGTTTGCTATTGATCATAAAACCGGAGAGATTAAAGTAACTGGACCGGTCGATTTCGAGGAGGCGTCTTTTTATGATATCCGAATCGAGGCAAAAGATGGGTCTGGATTAGCGTCGCAGACCAAAGTCATAATAGAAGTTATGGATATAAATGACAACACTCCTGTGATATTGCTCAAGTCGTTTAGTAATCCAATCCCTGAAAACGCTGTACCTGGCACAGAGGTTGGTATCATAAACATACAAGACCGCGATTCCGAAGTCAACAGCCAGGTCCATTGCTCCATTGTGGGCAAAGTGCCATTCAAGTTAGTACAGTCCATTAAAAACTATTACTCCTTAGTAACGGAACGAGAACTGGACCGTGAGACAGTCTGGGAATACAACATTACCATCACTGCGACAGACGAGGGCTCCCCTCCGCTTTCCTCTTCCAAAACAATACACTTGTCTATTGCTGACATTAACGATAACTCACCAGTGTTTGATCAGCAGGCGTACAGTGCCTATGTGACTGAGAATAACACCCCTGGCTCGTCCATTTGTTCTGTTTTGGCAAGAGATCCGGACTGGAAACAGAACGGCAGTGTTTCCTATTTCTTATTGTCCAGTGATGTCAATGGGGTGCCGGTATCGTCGATTGTATCCATTAACCGAGACAGTGGGGTGATACACGCAGTCAGATCATTCGACTATGAGCAGTTCAGGGACTTTAAAATACAAGTTGTTGCCAAAGACAATGGATCTCCACAGCTCAGCAGCAACGTGACTGTGAGTGTCTTCATTACAGACCAGAATGACAATTCTCCCCAGATATTATACCCTGCTCAGTCAGGGAACTCCTTCATGACCGAGATGGTCCCCAAAGCTGCCCAGGCGGGGTCTCTGGTGTCCAAAGTAATTGCTGTCGATGCTGACTCTGGACAAAACGCGTGGCTGTCTTATCAGATTGTGAAATCCACTGACCCCGGACTTTTCACTATCGGTGTCCACAGTGGAGAAATCAGGACACAGCGGGACGTTTCTCAGTCCGATACAATGAAGCAGAACGTAATCATTTCTGTAATGGACAATGGCAAACCGTCCTTTTCAACAACCTGTTCTGTTGTCTTAATCATTTCTGATAATTTAGCTGAGGTCTCGGAATTGAAGGACATGTCTGCTTTTCAggaaaataattcaaatgtgACGGTGTATTTGATCATTTCATTGGCTGCAGTTTCCTTCTTCTTCCTCACTTTCGTTGCTGCAATCCTGGCCGTCAGGTTTTGTCGAGAAAGGAAGCCTAGGCTGCTGTTCGATGGCGCAGTTGCGATGCCTGGTGCGTATTTCCCGCCCAATTACGCAGAGGTCGAGGGTTCTGGAACTCTCCGCCATTCCTACAACTTCGACGCGTTCTTAACCACGGGTTCCAGAACCAGTGACTTCAAGTTCGCCAGGTCCTACAATGACAATACGCTTCCTGCCGACCGTGTAACTCAAGGCAAAGGAAACGAAGGCATTGAGCAGAAACAATTCAGCGACAATGCAGCAGACACACCTCTGCAGGTAAATACTGGATCATTACATTTCTATGTTTGGCTGTTTTCGTAG
- the LOC136762778 gene encoding protocadherin beta-15-like, with translation MLYFLNSYWISVENLRRLTIDMANPHRSREWQVRCFLLFLSTVRQCFGDIRYSFPEEMKRGSVVGSLTHDLGLDAKSLSARRARLDFQGSSRYCEINVSSGDLVVAERIDREEQCGQMVSCSIQFEFVLENPLELHRITLDIQDINDNAPEFPLGLIKLEISESADKGARFPIEDAHDADIGLNSVQSYALESNEYFRLAVHTSAERGKYGELILERELDREKEQEVSLILTAVDGGDPQRSGTAVIQVTVFDVNDNVPVFTETVYKANLAENSPSGTTVIKVSATDKDDGIYGEVTYEFRHISQKAKNLFTIDHKTGDVTVIGPVDFEDTSQYEIRIQAKDGAGQTAYCKLMIQVTDVNDNAPVIYIKSLTTPVPEDSTPGTEVAIINIQDRDSEVNSNVRCSIQPFVPFKLVPSIKNYYSLVIESGLDREQVSEYNITVTATDEGFPPLSTTRTLHLSVSDVNDNSPAFDQQSYTAYVTENNSAGSSICSVSATDSDWQQNGSVSYNLLTGEVNGIPVSSIVSINRDSGVIHAVRSFDYEQFRDFKIQVVAKDNGSPQLSSNVTVSVFITDQNDNSPQILYPAQSGNSFMTEMVPKAAQAGSLVSKVIAVDADSGQNAWLSYQIVKSTDPGLFTIGVHSGEIRTQRDVSQSDPMKQNLVVLVKDNGQSPRSSTCSVSFLISDDYIDYSTEMKDFAGNVDKMSNTTSYLVIALAVVSLLFLIFLVFIFSVRFRGRGKPRMLFDGAVAIPSAYLPPHYAEVEGSGTLGHSFNYDAFLTTGSTASDFKFVRSYNDGTMPRDSTLKKNEDVSECMEETAVQAEEASSEVRLYSLY, from the coding sequence ATGTTATATTTCCTAAACTCATATTGGATTTCAGTCGAGAACCTGAGACGATTGACAATAGACATGGCGAACCCACACCGCTCTAGAGAATGGCAAGTACGCTGTTTCCTCTTATTTCTCTCAACTGTCAGGCAGTGTTTTGGAGATATAAGATATTCCTTTCCAGAGGAAATGAAACGTGGATCTGTTGTTGGAAGTCTTACACACGATCTGGGGCTCGATGCTAAAAGCCTGTCTGCAAGGAGAGCTCGCTTAGATTTCCAGGGCAGTAGTCGCTATTGTGAGATTAATGTCAGTAGCGGCGATCTGGTTGTCGCAGAAAGAATAGACCGAGAAGAACAATGTGGACAAATGGTTTCCTGCTCGATTCAATTCGAATTTGTGCTTGAAAATCCACTGGAATTGCATCGCATTACTCTAGACATTCAAGATATTAATGATAACGCTCCTGAATTTCCACTGGGTTTAATAAAATTGGAAATTAGTGAATCCGCAGATAAAGGAGCTCGTTTCCCCATTGAAGATGCACATGACGCTGACATAGGCCTCAATTCAGTGCAGAGCTATGCACTGGAGTCAAATGAATATTTCCGTTTGGCTGTTCATACCAGTGCTGAGCGGGGCAAATATGGGGAGTTAATACTGGAACGGGAGTTAGACAGAGAAAAGGAGCAAGAGGTGTCTTTAATTCTGACGGCTGTTGATGGGGGAGACCCACAGAGATCAGGCACTGCGGTTATACAAGTCACTGTTTTTGATGTAAATGACAATGTTCCCGTTTTTACTGAGACTGTTTATAAGGCTAATTTGGCTGAAAATTCTCCCTCCGGTACCACAGTGATTAAGGTCAGCGCAACTGATAAAGACGATGGGATTTATGGAGAAGTAACATACGAATTTAGACACATTTCACAGAAAGCAAAGAATTTATTTACTATAGATCATAAGACTGGAGATGTTACTGTGATTGGCCCTGTTGATTTTGAGGATACTTCACAATATGAAATTCGTATCCAAGCTAAAGATGGAGCAGGTCAAACAGCGTATTGTAAACTAATGATTCAAGTTACTGATGTAAATGACAATGCCCCTGTAATatacatcaagtctctgaccaCGCCAGTCCCTGAGGACTCTACACCTGGTACAGAGGTGGCTATTATAAACATACAAGACAGAGACTCAGAGGTCAACAGTAACGTGCGCTGCTCCATACAGCCATTTGTCCCGTTCAAATTAGTGCCCTCGATCAAGAACTATTATTCGTTAGTAATCGAAAGTGGCCTAGACAGGGAGCAGGTTTCTGAATACAACATCACAGTTACCGCTACTGACGAAGGATTTCCACCACTGTCGACAACTCGAACTTTGCATTTGTCTGTTTCCGATGTAAATGACAATTCCCCTGCGTTTGATCAGCAGTCATACACTGCTTACGTGACGGAAAATAACTCCGCTGGATCGTCCATTTGCTCCGTGTCTGCCACAGACAGCGACTGGCAACAGAACGGCAGTGTGTCGTATAATTTGTTGACGGGTGAGGTCAATGGGATTCCAGTGTCCTCGATTGTATCCATTAACCGAGACAGTGGGGTGATACACGCAGTCAGATCATTCGACTATGAGCAGTTCAGGGACTTTAAAATACAAGTTGTTGCCAAAGACAATGGATCTCCACAGCTCAGCAGCAACGTGACTGTGAGTGTCTTCATTACAGACCAGAATGACAATTCTCCCCAGATATTATACCCTGCTCAGTCAGGGAACTCCTTCATGACCGAGATGGTCCCCAAAGCTGCCCAGGCGGGGTCTCTGGTGTCCAAAGTAATTGCTGTCGATGCTGACTCTGGACAAAACGCGTGGCTGTCTTATCAGATTGTGAAATCCACTGACCCGGGACTTTTCACTATCGGTGTCCACAGTGGAGAAATCAGGACACAGCGGGACGTTTCCCAATCTGACCCTATGAAGCAAAATCTGGTGGTGCTGGTAAAGGACAATGGACAAAGCCCTCGTTCCTCCACATGCAGTGTGAGCTTTTTAATATCTGATGATTATATTGATTATTCAACGGAAATGAAAGATTTTGCTGGAAATGTTGATAAAATGTCCAACACGACATCGTATTTGGTCATCGCCTTAGCTGTGGTTTCGCTcctttttctaatatttttagtatttattttttccgttCGTTTCCGGGGAAGAGGAAAACCCAGGATGTTGTTTGATGGCGCTGTTGCCATCCCCAGTGCTTACTTGCCACCCCACTACGCAGAGGTCGAGGGTTCAGGAACTCTGGGCCATTCTTTTAACTATGACGCTTTTCTAACGACCGGATCAACCGCTAGCGACTTTAAGTTCGTCCGATCTTACAATGACGGCACAATGCCCCGTGATTCAACCTTGAAGAAAAACGAAGACGTTTCTGAATGCATGGAGGAGACAGCAGTCCAAGCGGAAGAGGCGAGTTCTGAGGTTAGATTATACTCCCTCTATTAG
- the LOC136763480 gene encoding uncharacterized protein LOC136763480 — MGYKGRFSSWQVHCFALFTLTVQGSLGDTRYTIQEEMKIGSVVGNLATDLGLEVKKASARKARIDFQGGRGYFDINSETGELTVRERIDREELCGQKASCDIDFEFILENPLELHRVIIQIQDINDNAPVFPIDLIKLEIAESAVKGARFPVDEAHDSDIGLNSLQSYILSANDHFAFLVQTRPDGGKYGELVLENELDREKLQEMSLLLTAVDGGIPQRSGTAAIQVIVLDANDNVPVFSQATYTVSLTENSPIDTVVLSVSATDNDEGANGEVTYAFSHISDKAKKIFSIDRRSGDILVKGPIDFEETAVFEIRVQAKDGAGLASQSKVIIQITDVNDNAPIIYMKSLTNPMPENTPPGTEVALINVQDRDSEENSKVRCSIEHSVPFQLTPSIKNYYSLVTDGVLDRETVSEYNITITATDEGFPPLSSSKTIQFSISDINDNPPVFDQQSYSVYVTENNTPGSSIYSVSARDPDWKQNGSVLFSLLSSKVNGMPVSSFMSINRDSGVIHAVRSFDYEQFRDFKIQVVAKDNGSPQLSSNVTVSVFITDQNDNSPQILYPAQSGNSFMTEMVPKAAQAGSLVSKVIGVDADSGQNAWLSYQIVKSTDPGLFTIDLLNGEIRTQRDVSQSDGMKHNLIILVKDNGQPAYSTTCTLYLIISDNFAEIPELKDMAVYEGHSSRLTVYLIISLALVSLFFLTFIAVILAVRFCRRGKPRLVFDGAVAIPGAYFPSNYADGDGSATLRHSYNYDAFLTTGSRTSDFKFVTSYNENTLPVKQLINVNGNKENEDKGLMNDGTEDSCQFGLPSRCFNMAIGYKGFSQWRQVHRFAFLISMLHMTFGDVSYSIPEEMKVGSVIGSLAGDLGLDVKKLAVRRARMDAQGNRRYCDINLNTGDLVVSERIDREKLCGQKSVCALKTELILENPLQLHRVSVQIQDINDNSPRFPKDLIKLEIRESADIGARFPVNEAHDADVGQNSVQSYWLERNENFALAVHSHPDGGKYSELVLEKELDRERQSEVTLLLTATDGGTPQRSGTAVIQITVLDANDNIPVFSQAVYKVSLPENSPLDTVVLRVSATDEDDGANGDVTYEFSRISDKDANLFAIDHKTGEIKVTGPVDFEDESNYEIRILAKDGAGLVSQAKVIIEIADVNDNTPVILLKSFSNPIPENAVPGTEVGIINIQDRDSEVNSQVHCSIVGKVPFKLVQSIKNYYSLVTERELDRETVWEYNITITATDEGSPPLSSSKTIHLSIADINDNSPVFDQQAYSAYVTENNTPGSSICSVLARDPDWKQNGSVSYSLLSSDVNGVPVSSIVSINRDSGVIHAVRSFDYEQFRDFKIQVVAKDNGSPQLSSNVTVSVFITDQNDNSPQILYPAQSGNSFMTEMVPKAAQAGSLVSKVIAVDADSGQNAWLSYQIVKSTDPGLFTIGVHSGEIRTQRDVSQSDTMKQNVIISVMDNGKPSFSTTCSVVLIISDNLAEVSELKDMSAFQENNSNVTVYLIISLAAVSFFFLTFVAAILAVRFCRERKPRLLFDGAVAMPGAYFPPNYAEVEGSGTLRHSYNFDAFLTTGSRTSDFKFARSYNDNTLPADRVTQGKGNEGIEQKQFSDNAADTPLQVNTGSLHFYVWLFS; from the exons ATGGGATACAAAGGCCGCTTCAGTTCGTGGCAGGTACATTGCTTTGCCCTTTTTACACTGACAGTACAGGGCTCTCTCGGAGACACTCGCTACACCATACAGGAGGAAATGAAAATTGGATCTGTTGTTGGGAATCTAGCCACCGATTTGGGACTCGAGGTTAAAAAAGCGTCAGCTCGTAAAGCTCGGATTGATTTTCAAGGGGGTAGAGGCTATTTCGATATTAATTCCGAAACCGGTGAGTTGACTGTGCGTGAAAGGATAGACAGGGAAGAACTGTGTGGACAAAAGGCATCGTGTGACATAGATTTTGAGTTTATACTGGAAAATCCATTGGAGTTGCACCGTGTTATTATACAAATTCAGGACATAAATGACAATGCACCCGTATTTCCTATAGATTTAATCAAACTGGAAATAGCCGAGTCTGCCGTTAAAGGAGCTCGCTTCCCAGTAGACGAGGCCCATGACTCAGACATAGGACTCAATTCACTGCAGAGCTATATACTTAGTGCGAACGATCATTTTGCATTTTTGGTTCAGACAAGACCCGACGGAGGTAAATACGGGGAACTGGTATTAGAGAATGAATTGGATCGAGAGAAACTGCAAGAGATGTCTTTGTTACTCACTGCAGTTGACGGAGGGATTCCGCAAAGGTCCGGGACTGCAGCTATTCAAGTCATCGTGCTGGATGCCAACGACAATGTTCCCGTGTTTTCTCAGGCAACCTACACAGTCAGCCTCACAGAAAATTCCCCAATAGATACTGTGGTCCTGAGCGTAAGTGCCACGGACAACGACGAGGGTGCCAATGGGGAGGTGACTTATGCATTTAGTCATATCTCCGATAAagctaaaaaaatatttagtatCGATCGCAGATCAGGAGACATTTTAGTCAAAGGACCTATTGATTTTGAGGAAACTGCAGTATTTGAAATTCGTGTCCAAGCTAAAGACGGTGCTGGTCTGGCTTCGCAAAGcaaagtaataatacaaatcactgACGTCAATGACAACGCTCCTATCATTTATATGAAGTCGTTGACTAACCCGATGCCCGAGAATACTCCACCCGGCACAGAAGTTGCTCTTATAAATGTGCAGGATCGAGACTCCGAGGAGAACAGCAAGGTGCGTTGCTCCATTGAACACAGCGTTCCCTTTCAATTAACCCCGTCTATTAAAAACTATTACTCTTTGGTGACTGACGGTGTATTGGATCGTGAAACAGTTTCCGAATACAACATTACAATCACCGCCACCGATGAGGGCTTCCCTCCACTATCGTCTTCAAAAACAATACAGTTTTCCATTTCTGATATTAACGACAATCCACCAGTTTTTGACCAACAATCTTACAGTGTCTATGTGACTGAGAATAACACTCCCGGTTCGTCCATTTATTCTGTGAGTGCAAGAGATCCGGACTGGAAACAGAACGGCAGtgtcttattttctttattgtcGAGTAAAGTCAATGGGATGCCGGTATCCTCGTTTATGTCCATTAACCGAGACAGTGGGGTGATACACGCAGTCAGATCATTCGACTATGAGCAGTTCAGGGACTTTAAAATACAAGTTGTTGCCAAAGACAATGGATCTCCACAGCTCAGCAGCAACGTGACTGTGAGTGTCTTCATTACAGACCAGAATGACAATTCTCCCCAGATATTATACCCTGCTCAGTCAGGGAACTCCTTCATGACCGAGATGGTCCCCAAAGCTGCCCAGGCGGGGTCTCTGGTGTCCAAAGTAATTGGTGTCGATGCTGACTCTGGACAAAACGCGTGGCTGTCTTATCAGATTGTGAAATCCACTGACCCGGGACTTTTCACTATCGATCTCCTCAATGGAGAAATCAGGACACAGCGGGACGTTTCTCAGTCTGATGGAATGAAACACAATCTCATAATTTTGGTCAAAGACAATGGGCAACCCGCTTACTCTACAACATGTACTCTATATTTAATCATTTCGGATAATTTCGCTGAAATTCCTGAACTGAAAGACATGGCCGTTTATGAAGGACACAGCTCCAGATTGACAGTATATTTGATCATTTCATTGGCTCTGGTTTCCTTATTTTTCCTCACTTTCATTGCTGTAATCCTGGCAGTGCGGTTTTGCCGCAGAGGAAAGCCGAGGCTGGTGTTTGACGGTGCAGTTGCCATTCCAGGCGCCTATTTCCCATCCAACTACGCAGATGGAGATGGCTCTGCAACTCTCCGCCATTCGTACAATTATGACGCGTTTTTAACAACGGGTTCCAGAACGAGCGACTTCAAGTTCGTCACTTCTTACAATGAAAACACGCTGCCTGTAAAGCAACTGATTAACGTGAACGGGAACAAAGAAAACGAGGACAAGGGCTTGATGAACGATGGAACAGAAGACTCATGTCAG tttggATTACCTTCCCGTTGCTTCAACATGGCGATTGGATACAAAGGCTTCTCGCAATGGAGGCAGGTACATCGTTTCGCTTTCCTTATTTCTATGTTGCATATGACTTTTGGAGATGTAAGCTattctatcccagaagaaatgAAAGTGGGATCTGTGATCGGGAGTCTAGCAGGAGATTTAGGGCTCGATGTTAAGAAACTGGCGGTTCGCAGAGCGCGTATGGATGCTCAGGGGAACAGACGCTATTGTGACATTAATCTGAATACCGGTGATTTGGTTGTGTCTGAGAGGATTGATAGAGAAAAGCTCTGTGGGCAAAAGTCGGTGTGCGCTTTAAAAACAGAGCTCATACTTGAGAATCCATTGCAGTTACATCGTGTTTCTGTGCAAATCCAGGATATCAATGACAATTCACCGCGATTTCCAAAGGATCTTATAAAGCTGGAAATTAGAGAATCGGCGGATATAGGAGCCCGCTTCCCAGTGAACGAGGCCCACGACGCTGATGTGGGACAGAACTCGGTTCAAAGCTATTGGCTTGAAAGAAATGAGAATTTCGCTTTGGCTGTCCATTCACATCCAGACGGAGGTAAATACAGTGAACTGGTCCTGGAGAAAGAACTGGATCGAGAAAGGCAGAGTGAGGTCACTTTATTACTAACTGCTACAGATGGGGGCACTCCCCAGAGATCAGGCACTGCGGTCATACAGATCACTGTGCTGGATGCTAATGACAACATTCCCGTTTTTAGCCAGGCCGTCTACAAAGTTAGCCTTCCTGAAAACTCCCCTCTGGACACTGTAGTGCTCAGAGTTAGCGCCACTGATGAAGACGATGGAGCAAATGGTGACGTTACCTATGAATTTAGCCGCATTTCTGACAAAGATGCAAACTTGTTTGCTATTGATCATAAAACCGGAGAGATTAAAGTAACTGGACCGGTCGATTTCGAGGACGAATCCAACTATGAAATTCGTATCTTAGCAAAAGATGGAGCTGGACTAGTTTCTCAAGCCAAAGTTATAATTGAAATCGCTGATGTCAATGACAACACTCCTGTGATATTGCTCAAGTCGTTTAGTAATCCAATCCCTGAAAACGCTGTACCTGGCACAGAGGTTGGTATCATAAACATACAAGACCGCGATTCCGAAGTCAACAGCCAGGTCCATTGCTCCATTGTGGGCAAAGTGCCATTCAAGTTAGTACAGTCCATTAAAAACTATTACTCCTTAGTAACGGAACGAGAACTGGACCGTGAGACAGTCTGGGAATACAACATTACCATCACTGCGACAGACGAGGGCTCCCCTCCGCTTTCCTCTTCCAAAACAATACACTTGTCTATTGCTGACATTAACGATAACTCACCAGTGTTTGATCAGCAGGCGTACAGTGCCTATGTGACTGAGAATAACACCCCTGGCTCGTCCATTTGTTCTGTTTTGGCAAGAGATCCGGACTGGAAACAGAACGGCAGTGTTTCCTATTCCTTATTGTCCAGTGATGTCAATGGGGTGCCGGTATCGTCGATTGTATCCATTAACCGAGACAGTGGGGTGATACACGCAGTCAGATCATTCGACTATGAGCAGTTCAGGGACTTTAAAATACAAGTTGTTGCCAAAGACAATGGATCTCCACAGCTCAGCAGCAACGTGACTGTGAGTGTCTTCATTACAGACCAGAATGACAATTCTCCCCAGATATTATACCCTGCTCAGTCAGGGAACTCCTTCATGACCGAGATGGTCCCCAAAGCTGCCCAGGCGGGGTCTCTGGTGTCCAAAGTAATTGCTGTCGATGCTGACTCTGGACAAAACGCGTGGCTGTCTTATCAGATTGTGAAATCCACTGACCCCGGACTTTTCACTATCGGTGTCCACAGTGGAGAAATCAGGACACAGCGGGACGTTTCTCAGTCCGATACAATGAAGCAGAACGTAATCATTTCTGTAATGGACAATGGCAAACCGTCCTTTTCAACAACCTGTTCTGTTGTCTTAATCATTTCTGATAATTTAGCTGAGGTCTCGGAATTGAAAGACATGTCTGCTTTTCAggaaaataattcaaatgtgACGGTGTATTTGATCATTTCATTGGCTGCAGTTTCCTTCTTCTTCCTCACTTTCGTTGCTGCAATCCTGGCCGTCAGGTTTTGTCGAGAAAGGAAGCCTAGGCTGCTGTTCGATGGCGCAGTTGCGATGCCTGGTGCGTATTTCCCGCCCAATTACGCAGAGGTCGAGGGTTCTGGAACTCTCCGCCATTCCTACAACTTCGACGCGTTCTTAACCACGGGTTCCAGAACCAGTGACTTCAAGTTCGCCAGGTCCTACAATGACAATACGCTTCCTGCCGACCGTGTAACTCAAGGCAAAGGAAACGAAGGCATTGAGCAGAAACAATTCAGCGACAATGCAGCAGACACACCTCTGCAGGTAAATACTGGATCATTACATTTCTATGTTTGGCTGTTTTCGTAG